The region CTCGCGAGCGGACTGCTTCTGCTGACCACCGATTTTCTCGTCGATCATCTCTTCCACCTGCAAGCATCCGCTCGTGAGCACGCCGCCCGCTACCTTCAAGTCATGGCCCTGGCCTGCCCCTTCAGTGGCCTGCTCTTCGCCGGAAACAGTTCCCTCCGCGGCTCCGGCGACACGCGGACTCCCTTCTTGACCATGGTGCTGGTGGGAATCGCGAACATCCTCTTGACCCTCTTGCTTGTCTTTGGCGCGGCGCCTTTTGGCGGATTCGGCATAGTGGGGCTAGCTGCTGGCACCGCGCTCAGCTGGGCCCTCGGAGCCATCACGGTCCTTTCCCTTCTCCTGCGCGCTGGGAAACGCCAAAACCAGACCGCTCCTCCCCTCTACCTGAGGCCGAAATTTCTGACCCCGGATTGGTCCGTCGCCAAACGCATCTTGAACGTGGGCCTCCCCGGGTCCGGCGAAATGGTCGGGATGTGGGCCATCCAATCCTTCATTTTGGCCAACATCAGCCGCCTCAGCCAAGAAGGGGCCCTCGGGGCTCACCTCATCACCTTGCGCATCGAGTCCTTCAGCTTTCTCCCCGGCTTCGCCATGGGGACGGCGGCCGCCACCCTGGCCGGCCAATATTTAGGTGCTGGCAATCCAGAAAAAGCCCAAGCCGCCGTCCGCCTCTGTTGGCGCTACGCTGCCATTTTCATGAGCTGCTTGGGGATGACCTTCTTTTTAGGTGCACGTCATTACGTGGCCGTCTTCACCCCGGAGAGCGAGACCCTGACCCGACTCGCCATGCCGCTCATCATCTTGGCTGGTTTCGCGCAGCCTCTCCTGGCCACTGCCATGGTGCTCAAGGTGGCGCTGCGAGGCGTGGGAGCGACGCGGACCGTCCTCATCGGCTCCTACAGCAGCATGTTCGTCTTCCGCTTGGCGGGGATTTGGCTGCTGATGAACTACTTTGAACCCACCCTCTTCCGGATTTGGGCCATCATGTTTTTGGACGTCGCTGTCCAAGCCGTCATCTTTTCTTTCCTTTTCTTCAAAGGGACTTGGCTGCAAACCAAGGTCTAAAGGGCCCGCCTCCTCCCCCAGCACCATGAAACTCGCTCTCCTCCAGACACGTGACCATGGCTCCCCAGCGGCCAACCTGGAAAACGCCCTCAGCGCCATTCGCCAAGCGGCCGAGGAGGGAGCGGAAGTCGCCGTGCTCCCCGAGCTCTTTCTCACTGCCTACTTCTGCGCCACCCAGGACCACTCCCGTTTCGGCCTGGCGGAGCCCATCCCTGGCCCCACCACGGAGAAGCTCGGCCAAGTGGCAGCCGAGTGTGAAGTCGTCATCGTGGCCAGCCTTTTTGAAGCGCGCGGACCCGGGCTCTACCACAACAGCGCCGCGGTCCTGGATGCGGATGGCTCTTTCCTCGGCCTCTACCGGAAAGCACACATCCCGCAGGATCCGGGCTTTGAAGAGAAATTCTACTTCACCCCGGGGGATACTGGCTACCGGGTCTTCCAAACGCGCTACGGAAAGATCGGGGTCCTCCTCTGCTGGGACCAGTGGTATCCCGAGGCAGCGCGCCTGACCGCCATGCAGGGGGCCGAAGTTCTCCTCTACCCGACTGCGATTGGTTGGCTTCCAGAGGAAAAAGCGGACTGGGGCCCGTCCCAGCACCAAGCCTGGGAAACAGTCCAAAAAGCCCACGCCATCGCCAACGGCTGCTACCTGGCCGCAGTCAACCGGGTGGGCATCGAAAGCGGCACCGAATTCTGGGGACAGAGCTTCGGGGTCGACCCCTTTGGCCAACTCCTCGTGCGTGGGTCCTCTGATCGAGAAGAACGGCTCCTGATGGACACCAGCCTGGCCGCCATGGAGGAAATCCGCCAGATCTGGCCCTTTTTTCGCGATCGAAGGATCGACACCTACGGTGACCTGACCAAGCGGTGGGAGGAATAGCGCAGGAAGAAGAAGCGAACTCAGAAAAAGTCGAACACCGGGTCGTCCAAGGAACCACCACCCAAGATTTCACGAATATTGGCGATGTAACTCAAGATCTTACCCCCTTCACCTTCGACTTAGAGAATGGGGAGTCTCTCACTTTCGCCGTTCCTGACGGCGGCACGGGGTGGGCCCTCGATGCCTTAACCTTCACCGCCACGGTCGTCCCCGAACCGACCACTTCTTCGATCCTGGGAATCGCAGCCATCGTTCTCTGCCTGCTTCGTCCTCGTAGGACGAAAGCCGAGCGCTAATACCAAGCTGCAGAATTGGCTGGTAGAATGGCCGTGTGGACGAGAGTCTTGTCCCCAGGGACGATCACTCTTCTCCGAAACCCTACTTGCCCATCCTCACGGCTCAGTCACCTCAAAAAAAGTGGGCGAACCCGGACCAACGGGCAAACCAAAGACAAACGTCCAGAGATAGAAGAAGATCGACCAGAAGAAGAGAAACGCCATGGAATAGGGCAACATCATGGCGATGAGCGTGCCGACGCCCAGCTTCCTGTCGTAACGAGCCGCCCAAGCCAGGATGAGACCGAAGTAGCTCATCATCGGGGTGATGATGTTGGTGGAACTATCCCCGATGCGATAGGCCGCTTGAATGACCTCCGGCGAATACCCGAGCAGCATCAACATCGGCACAAAGATCGGCGCGGTGACCGCCCACTGCGCGGAGGCGGAGCCGAGCGATAGATTGATGAGCGCGCAGAGGAAGATGAAGCCAAAGAAAAGCAAGGGCCCATCCAGCCCCGACTTTTCCAGGAAATTCGCTCCCGTGACCGCCGTAATGGCTCCGAGATTGGTCCAGCCGAAGAAGGCCACAAACTGCGCCGCGAAGAAGGCCATCACGATGTAAAGGCCGAGCGAAGAAATGGCGGCTGCCATGGCGTCAATGACGTCGCGATCCGTCTTCATGGTGCCGACCACCCGCCCGTAGGCAAAGCCGGACACGATGAAAAAAAGGAGGATCCAAACCACAAACCCATCAAAAAAAGGGGAGTCCATCTGGTCACCCGTGACCGGATCGCGAAACACGCCCCCCTCCGGGATCAGCGTAAGCGCCATGACCCCCAGCACCAGGAGAATGGCCAAACCAGCCCCCAGC is a window of Verrucomicrobiota bacterium DNA encoding:
- a CDS encoding carbon-nitrogen hydrolase yields the protein MKLALLQTRDHGSPAANLENALSAIRQAAEEGAEVAVLPELFLTAYFCATQDHSRFGLAEPIPGPTTEKLGQVAAECEVVIVASLFEARGPGLYHNSAAVLDADGSFLGLYRKAHIPQDPGFEEKFYFTPGDTGYRVFQTRYGKIGVLLCWDQWYPEAARLTAMQGAEVLLYPTAIGWLPEEKADWGPSQHQAWETVQKAHAIANGCYLAAVNRVGIESGTEFWGQSFGVDPFGQLLVRGSSDREERLLMDTSLAAMEEIRQIWPFFRDRRIDTYGDLTKRWEE
- a CDS encoding MATE family efflux transporter, whose product is MSSRPGRSLEAASRSQAGELPGKLAGKSLPRQVVLLAIWPLLEQLLTFVVNSVDIVMAGRMAGNEPETIAITEALAVGGFVTWLLLIIQGAAAMGATAVVSRATGGQDFLLARRAAGQALLVGFLSGLLASGLLLLTTDFLVDHLFHLQASAREHAARYLQVMALACPFSGLLFAGNSSLRGSGDTRTPFLTMVLVGIANILLTLLLVFGAAPFGGFGIVGLAAGTALSWALGAITVLSLLLRAGKRQNQTAPPLYLRPKFLTPDWSVAKRILNVGLPGSGEMVGMWAIQSFILANISRLSQEGALGAHLITLRIESFSFLPGFAMGTAAATLAGQYLGAGNPEKAQAAVRLCWRYAAIFMSCLGMTFFLGARHYVAVFTPESETLTRLAMPLIILAGFAQPLLATAMVLKVALRGVGATRTVLIGSYSSMFVFRLAGIWLLMNYFEPTLFRIWAIMFLDVAVQAVIFSFLFFKGTWLQTKV